In one Electrophorus electricus isolate fEleEle1 chromosome 21, fEleEle1.pri, whole genome shotgun sequence genomic region, the following are encoded:
- the cdca9 gene encoding borealin-2 isoform X7 has translation MAARKTRKVSRNSNENDCYSGDKLKKRKELFIQQFEKEAQERVNEMEAKLDKVLTTLDRAFKIEMMKLPQSLHTTLIKDLMTAAETSVGEVTMAIASASPEISKPLSRKPSKKGKASNTAVQEPLMGQIKTEETSKVRRTKIKMHPSNSTGSLRGASTTSAKRPHGRVKLSDQAHPLGIKMRPCFFRRRPKMMSNLNFWMTWHCAKYRRLRLVWSMLNACSFCTIIR, from the exons ATGGCTGCGCGCAAAACTCGGAAAGTGAGTCGCAACTCTAACGAGAACGACTGCTACTCAGGTGATAAGCTTAAGAAAAGGAAAGAGCTATTCATACAGCAGTTTGAGAAAGAag CACAGGAAAGAGTAAACGAAATGGAGGCTAAACTGGACAAGGTACTGACGACCCTTGACCGAGCGTTCAAAATAGAAATGATGAAACTGCCTCAGTCGCTCCATACCACGCTGATTAAAGATCTGATGACCG CCGCCGAAACCTCTGTCGGGGAGGTCACGATGGCAATCGCG TCTGCGTCTCCAGAGATCAGCAAGCCACTTAGCAGGAAGCCCAGTAAAAAAG GGAAAGCAAGTAATACAGCAGTGCAAGAGCCCTTGATGGGTCAGATCAAGACAGAAGAAACCTCCAAggta AGACGAACCAAGATAAAAATGCACCCTAGTAACAGCACTGGAAGCCTCAG AGGTGCCTCAACTACCTCTGCAAAAAGACCTCACGGTCGTGTTAAACTCAGCGATCAAGCACATCCACTCGGTATTAAAATGAG ACCCTGCTTCTTTCGGAGGAGACCAAAGATGATGTCAAACTTGAACTTCTGGATGACATGGCACTGTGCCAAATACAGAAGATTAAGGTTGGTATGGTCAATGCTGAATGCGTGTTCCTTCTGCACAATTATAAGATGA
- the cdca9 gene encoding borealin-2 isoform X2, with product MAARKTRKVSRNSNENDCYSGDKLKKRKELFIQQFEKEAQERVNEMEAKLDKVLTTLDRAFKIEMMKLPQSLHTTLIKDLMTAAETSVGEVTMAIASASPEISKPLSRKPSKKGKASNTAVQEPLMGQIKTEETSKRRTKIKMHPSNSTGSLRGASTTSAKRPHGRVKLSDQAHPLGIKMSVTNRSLSDDLSGIATATIMTSHGETLLLSEETKDDVKLELLDDMALCQIQKIKVGMVNAECVFLLHNYKMTSDYLLGFRS from the exons ATGGCTGCGCGCAAAACTCGGAAAGTGAGTCGCAACTCTAACGAGAACGACTGCTACTCAGGTGATAAGCTTAAGAAAAGGAAAGAGCTATTCATACAGCAGTTTGAGAAAGAag CACAGGAAAGAGTAAACGAAATGGAGGCTAAACTGGACAAGGTACTGACGACCCTTGACCGAGCGTTCAAAATAGAAATGATGAAACTGCCTCAGTCGCTCCATACCACGCTGATTAAAGATCTGATGACCG CCGCCGAAACCTCTGTCGGGGAGGTCACGATGGCAATCGCG TCTGCGTCTCCAGAGATCAGCAAGCCACTTAGCAGGAAGCCCAGTAAAAAAG GGAAAGCAAGTAATACAGCAGTGCAAGAGCCCTTGATGGGTCAGATCAAGACAGAAGAAACCTCCAAg AGACGAACCAAGATAAAAATGCACCCTAGTAACAGCACTGGAAGCCTCAG AGGTGCCTCAACTACCTCTGCAAAAAGACCTCACGGTCGTGTTAAACTCAGCGATCAAGCACATCCACTCGGTATTAAAATGAG TGTGACGAATCGCTCGCTTAGTGACGATCTTTCTGGGATTGCTACAGCCACAATTATGACATCCCATGGAGAG ACCCTGCTTCTTTCGGAGGAGACCAAAGATGATGTCAAACTTGAACTTCTGGATGACATGGCACTGTGCCAAATACAGAAGATTAAGGTTGGTATGGTCAATGCTGAATGCGTGTTCCTTCTGCACAATTATAAGATGACTTCTGATTACCTTTTGGGTTTCAGGAGCTGA
- the cdca9 gene encoding borealin-2 isoform X9, with protein MAARKTRKVSRNSNENDCYSGDKLKKRKELFIQQFEKEAQERVNEMEAKLDKVLTTLDRAFKIEMMKLPQSLHTTLIKDLMTAAETSVGEVTMAIASASPEISKPLSRKPSKKGKASNTAVQEPLMGQIKTEETSKVRRTKIKMHPSNSTGSLRGASTTSAKRPHGRVKLSDQAHPLGIKMRPCFFRRRPKMMSNLNFWMTWHCAKYRRLRS; from the exons ATGGCTGCGCGCAAAACTCGGAAAGTGAGTCGCAACTCTAACGAGAACGACTGCTACTCAGGTGATAAGCTTAAGAAAAGGAAAGAGCTATTCATACAGCAGTTTGAGAAAGAag CACAGGAAAGAGTAAACGAAATGGAGGCTAAACTGGACAAGGTACTGACGACCCTTGACCGAGCGTTCAAAATAGAAATGATGAAACTGCCTCAGTCGCTCCATACCACGCTGATTAAAGATCTGATGACCG CCGCCGAAACCTCTGTCGGGGAGGTCACGATGGCAATCGCG TCTGCGTCTCCAGAGATCAGCAAGCCACTTAGCAGGAAGCCCAGTAAAAAAG GGAAAGCAAGTAATACAGCAGTGCAAGAGCCCTTGATGGGTCAGATCAAGACAGAAGAAACCTCCAAggta AGACGAACCAAGATAAAAATGCACCCTAGTAACAGCACTGGAAGCCTCAG AGGTGCCTCAACTACCTCTGCAAAAAGACCTCACGGTCGTGTTAAACTCAGCGATCAAGCACATCCACTCGGTATTAAAATGAG ACCCTGCTTCTTTCGGAGGAGACCAAAGATGATGTCAAACTTGAACTTCTGGATGACATGGCACTGTGCCAAATACAGAAGATTAAG GAGCTGA
- the cdca9 gene encoding borealin-2 isoform X4: protein MAARKTRKVSRNSNENDCYSGDKLKKRKELFIQQFEKEAQERVNEMEAKLDKVLTTLDRAFKIEMMKLPQSLHTTLIKDLMTAAETSVGEVTMAIASASPEISKPLSRKPSKKGKASNTAVQEPLMGQIKTEETSKRRTKIKMHPSNSTGSLRGASTTSAKRPHGRVKLSDQAHPLGIKMSVTNRSLSDDLSGIATATIMTSHGETLLLSEETKDDVKLELLDDMALCQIQKIKELMEYLSNRVRMNTQ from the exons ATGGCTGCGCGCAAAACTCGGAAAGTGAGTCGCAACTCTAACGAGAACGACTGCTACTCAGGTGATAAGCTTAAGAAAAGGAAAGAGCTATTCATACAGCAGTTTGAGAAAGAag CACAGGAAAGAGTAAACGAAATGGAGGCTAAACTGGACAAGGTACTGACGACCCTTGACCGAGCGTTCAAAATAGAAATGATGAAACTGCCTCAGTCGCTCCATACCACGCTGATTAAAGATCTGATGACCG CCGCCGAAACCTCTGTCGGGGAGGTCACGATGGCAATCGCG TCTGCGTCTCCAGAGATCAGCAAGCCACTTAGCAGGAAGCCCAGTAAAAAAG GGAAAGCAAGTAATACAGCAGTGCAAGAGCCCTTGATGGGTCAGATCAAGACAGAAGAAACCTCCAAg AGACGAACCAAGATAAAAATGCACCCTAGTAACAGCACTGGAAGCCTCAG AGGTGCCTCAACTACCTCTGCAAAAAGACCTCACGGTCGTGTTAAACTCAGCGATCAAGCACATCCACTCGGTATTAAAATGAG TGTGACGAATCGCTCGCTTAGTGACGATCTTTCTGGGATTGCTACAGCCACAATTATGACATCCCATGGAGAG ACCCTGCTTCTTTCGGAGGAGACCAAAGATGATGTCAAACTTGAACTTCTGGATGACATGGCACTGTGCCAAATACAGAAGATTAAG GAGCTGATGGAGTACCTGTCTAACAGAGTGAGAATGAATACCCAGTGA
- the cdca9 gene encoding borealin-2 isoform X3, with the protein MAARKTRKVSRNSNENDCYSGDKLKKRKELFIQQFEKEAQERVNEMEAKLDKVLTTLDRAFKIEMMKLPQSLHTTLIKDLMTAAETSVGEVTMAIASASPEISKPLSRKPSKKGKASNTAVQEPLMGQIKTEETSKVRRTKIKMHPSNSTGSLRGASTTSAKRPHGRVKLSDQAHPLGIKMSVTNRSLSDDLSGIATATIMTSHGETLLLSEETKDDVKLELLDDMALCQIQKIKELMEYLSNRVRMNTQ; encoded by the exons ATGGCTGCGCGCAAAACTCGGAAAGTGAGTCGCAACTCTAACGAGAACGACTGCTACTCAGGTGATAAGCTTAAGAAAAGGAAAGAGCTATTCATACAGCAGTTTGAGAAAGAag CACAGGAAAGAGTAAACGAAATGGAGGCTAAACTGGACAAGGTACTGACGACCCTTGACCGAGCGTTCAAAATAGAAATGATGAAACTGCCTCAGTCGCTCCATACCACGCTGATTAAAGATCTGATGACCG CCGCCGAAACCTCTGTCGGGGAGGTCACGATGGCAATCGCG TCTGCGTCTCCAGAGATCAGCAAGCCACTTAGCAGGAAGCCCAGTAAAAAAG GGAAAGCAAGTAATACAGCAGTGCAAGAGCCCTTGATGGGTCAGATCAAGACAGAAGAAACCTCCAAggta AGACGAACCAAGATAAAAATGCACCCTAGTAACAGCACTGGAAGCCTCAG AGGTGCCTCAACTACCTCTGCAAAAAGACCTCACGGTCGTGTTAAACTCAGCGATCAAGCACATCCACTCGGTATTAAAATGAG TGTGACGAATCGCTCGCTTAGTGACGATCTTTCTGGGATTGCTACAGCCACAATTATGACATCCCATGGAGAG ACCCTGCTTCTTTCGGAGGAGACCAAAGATGATGTCAAACTTGAACTTCTGGATGACATGGCACTGTGCCAAATACAGAAGATTAAG GAGCTGATGGAGTACCTGTCTAACAGAGTGAGAATGAATACCCAGTGA
- the cdca9 gene encoding borealin-2 isoform X1 has protein sequence MAARKTRKVSRNSNENDCYSGDKLKKRKELFIQQFEKEAQERVNEMEAKLDKVLTTLDRAFKIEMMKLPQSLHTTLIKDLMTAAETSVGEVTMAIASASPEISKPLSRKPSKKGKASNTAVQEPLMGQIKTEETSKVRRTKIKMHPSNSTGSLRGASTTSAKRPHGRVKLSDQAHPLGIKMSVTNRSLSDDLSGIATATIMTSHGETLLLSEETKDDVKLELLDDMALCQIQKIKVGMVNAECVFLLHNYKMTSDYLLGFRS, from the exons ATGGCTGCGCGCAAAACTCGGAAAGTGAGTCGCAACTCTAACGAGAACGACTGCTACTCAGGTGATAAGCTTAAGAAAAGGAAAGAGCTATTCATACAGCAGTTTGAGAAAGAag CACAGGAAAGAGTAAACGAAATGGAGGCTAAACTGGACAAGGTACTGACGACCCTTGACCGAGCGTTCAAAATAGAAATGATGAAACTGCCTCAGTCGCTCCATACCACGCTGATTAAAGATCTGATGACCG CCGCCGAAACCTCTGTCGGGGAGGTCACGATGGCAATCGCG TCTGCGTCTCCAGAGATCAGCAAGCCACTTAGCAGGAAGCCCAGTAAAAAAG GGAAAGCAAGTAATACAGCAGTGCAAGAGCCCTTGATGGGTCAGATCAAGACAGAAGAAACCTCCAAggta AGACGAACCAAGATAAAAATGCACCCTAGTAACAGCACTGGAAGCCTCAG AGGTGCCTCAACTACCTCTGCAAAAAGACCTCACGGTCGTGTTAAACTCAGCGATCAAGCACATCCACTCGGTATTAAAATGAG TGTGACGAATCGCTCGCTTAGTGACGATCTTTCTGGGATTGCTACAGCCACAATTATGACATCCCATGGAGAG ACCCTGCTTCTTTCGGAGGAGACCAAAGATGATGTCAAACTTGAACTTCTGGATGACATGGCACTGTGCCAAATACAGAAGATTAAGGTTGGTATGGTCAATGCTGAATGCGTGTTCCTTCTGCACAATTATAAGATGACTTCTGATTACCTTTTGGGTTTCAGGAGCTGA
- the cdca9 gene encoding borealin-2 isoform X5, translating into MAARKTRKVSRNSNENDCYSGDKLKKRKELFIQQFEKEAQERVNEMEAKLDKVLTTLDRAFKIEMMKLPQSLHTTLIKDLMTGKASNTAVQEPLMGQIKTEETSKVRRTKIKMHPSNSTGSLRGASTTSAKRPHGRVKLSDQAHPLGIKMSVTNRSLSDDLSGIATATIMTSHGETLLLSEETKDDVKLELLDDMALCQIQKIKVGMVNAECVFLLHNYKMTSDYLLGFRS; encoded by the exons ATGGCTGCGCGCAAAACTCGGAAAGTGAGTCGCAACTCTAACGAGAACGACTGCTACTCAGGTGATAAGCTTAAGAAAAGGAAAGAGCTATTCATACAGCAGTTTGAGAAAGAag CACAGGAAAGAGTAAACGAAATGGAGGCTAAACTGGACAAGGTACTGACGACCCTTGACCGAGCGTTCAAAATAGAAATGATGAAACTGCCTCAGTCGCTCCATACCACGCTGATTAAAGATCTGATGACCG GGAAAGCAAGTAATACAGCAGTGCAAGAGCCCTTGATGGGTCAGATCAAGACAGAAGAAACCTCCAAggta AGACGAACCAAGATAAAAATGCACCCTAGTAACAGCACTGGAAGCCTCAG AGGTGCCTCAACTACCTCTGCAAAAAGACCTCACGGTCGTGTTAAACTCAGCGATCAAGCACATCCACTCGGTATTAAAATGAG TGTGACGAATCGCTCGCTTAGTGACGATCTTTCTGGGATTGCTACAGCCACAATTATGACATCCCATGGAGAG ACCCTGCTTCTTTCGGAGGAGACCAAAGATGATGTCAAACTTGAACTTCTGGATGACATGGCACTGTGCCAAATACAGAAGATTAAGGTTGGTATGGTCAATGCTGAATGCGTGTTCCTTCTGCACAATTATAAGATGACTTCTGATTACCTTTTGGGTTTCAGGAGCTGA
- the cdca9 gene encoding borealin-2 isoform X6, translating into MAARKTRKVSRNSNENDCYSGDKLKKRKELFIQQFEKEAQERVNEMEAKLDKVLTTLDRAFKIEMMKLPQSLHTTLIKDLMTGKASNTAVQEPLMGQIKTEETSKRRTKIKMHPSNSTGSLRGASTTSAKRPHGRVKLSDQAHPLGIKMSVTNRSLSDDLSGIATATIMTSHGETLLLSEETKDDVKLELLDDMALCQIQKIKVGMVNAECVFLLHNYKMTSDYLLGFRS; encoded by the exons ATGGCTGCGCGCAAAACTCGGAAAGTGAGTCGCAACTCTAACGAGAACGACTGCTACTCAGGTGATAAGCTTAAGAAAAGGAAAGAGCTATTCATACAGCAGTTTGAGAAAGAag CACAGGAAAGAGTAAACGAAATGGAGGCTAAACTGGACAAGGTACTGACGACCCTTGACCGAGCGTTCAAAATAGAAATGATGAAACTGCCTCAGTCGCTCCATACCACGCTGATTAAAGATCTGATGACCG GGAAAGCAAGTAATACAGCAGTGCAAGAGCCCTTGATGGGTCAGATCAAGACAGAAGAAACCTCCAAg AGACGAACCAAGATAAAAATGCACCCTAGTAACAGCACTGGAAGCCTCAG AGGTGCCTCAACTACCTCTGCAAAAAGACCTCACGGTCGTGTTAAACTCAGCGATCAAGCACATCCACTCGGTATTAAAATGAG TGTGACGAATCGCTCGCTTAGTGACGATCTTTCTGGGATTGCTACAGCCACAATTATGACATCCCATGGAGAG ACCCTGCTTCTTTCGGAGGAGACCAAAGATGATGTCAAACTTGAACTTCTGGATGACATGGCACTGTGCCAAATACAGAAGATTAAGGTTGGTATGGTCAATGCTGAATGCGTGTTCCTTCTGCACAATTATAAGATGACTTCTGATTACCTTTTGGGTTTCAGGAGCTGA
- the cdca9 gene encoding borealin-2 isoform X8, whose translation MEAKLDKVLTTLDRAFKIEMMKLPQSLHTTLIKDLMTAAETSVGEVTMAIASASPEISKPLSRKPSKKGKASNTAVQEPLMGQIKTEETSKVRRTKIKMHPSNSTGSLRGASTTSAKRPHGRVKLSDQAHPLGIKMSVTNRSLSDDLSGIATATIMTSHGETLLLSEETKDDVKLELLDDMALCQIQKIKVGMVNAECVFLLHNYKMTSDYLLGFRS comes from the exons ATGGAGGCTAAACTGGACAAGGTACTGACGACCCTTGACCGAGCGTTCAAAATAGAAATGATGAAACTGCCTCAGTCGCTCCATACCACGCTGATTAAAGATCTGATGACCG CCGCCGAAACCTCTGTCGGGGAGGTCACGATGGCAATCGCG TCTGCGTCTCCAGAGATCAGCAAGCCACTTAGCAGGAAGCCCAGTAAAAAAG GGAAAGCAAGTAATACAGCAGTGCAAGAGCCCTTGATGGGTCAGATCAAGACAGAAGAAACCTCCAAggta AGACGAACCAAGATAAAAATGCACCCTAGTAACAGCACTGGAAGCCTCAG AGGTGCCTCAACTACCTCTGCAAAAAGACCTCACGGTCGTGTTAAACTCAGCGATCAAGCACATCCACTCGGTATTAAAATGAG TGTGACGAATCGCTCGCTTAGTGACGATCTTTCTGGGATTGCTACAGCCACAATTATGACATCCCATGGAGAG ACCCTGCTTCTTTCGGAGGAGACCAAAGATGATGTCAAACTTGAACTTCTGGATGACATGGCACTGTGCCAAATACAGAAGATTAAGGTTGGTATGGTCAATGCTGAATGCGTGTTCCTTCTGCACAATTATAAGATGACTTCTGATTACCTTTTGGGTTTCAGGAGCTGA
- the dnaja2a gene encoding dnaJ homolog subfamily A member 2a: protein MTNVADTKLYDILGVSPSASENELKKAYRKLAKEYHPDKNPNAGDKFKEISFAYEVLTNPEKKELYDRYGEQGLREGGGGGPGMDDIFSHIFGGGLFGFMGGQGRSRNGGRRRGEDMVHPLKVSLEDLYNGKTTKLQLSKNVLCSTCNGQGGKTGAVQKCSTCRGRGMRIMIRQLAPGMVQQMQSVCTDCNGEGEVISEKDRCKKCEGKKVVKEVKILEVHVDKGMRHGQKITFGGEADQAPGMEPGDIVLVLQEKEHETFKRDGHDLHMIHKIGLVEALCGFQFTLKHLDGRQIVVKYPAGKVIEPGSVRVVRGEGMPQYRNPFEKGDLFIKFEVQFPDNNWISPEKLKELEDLLPVRSDPPVVTGDTEEVDLQDFDVNQSSGGSHRREAYNDSSDEEGGHHGPGVQCAHQSALNGGRLTSDQLLIVNEHEPTFLSHTS, encoded by the exons ATGACGAACGTTGCTGATACCAAATTATACGACATTCTCGGTGTGTCCCCGTCTGCTTctgaaaatgaactgaaaaag GCCTACCGGAAATTGGCAAAAGAATACCACCCTGACAAGAACCCCAATGCTGGAGATAAG TTCAAAGAGATCAGCTTTGCATATGAAGTACTAACTAACCCAGAGAAGAAGGAGCTCTATGACCGCTATGGGGAACAGGGCCTGCgagaaggaggagggggaggtCCTGGCATGGATGACATCTTCTCCCACATCTTTGGCGGAGGCCTCTTTGGCTTCATGGGTGGACAGGGGCGCAGCCGGAATGGGGGGCgacggagaggagaggacatgGTCCACCCTCTAAA AGTATCTCTTGAAGATCTATATAATGGGAAAACAACTAAATTACAGCTGAGCAAGAATGTTCTGTGTAGCACTTGTAATGG TCAGGGTGGGAAGACTGGGGCAGTGCAGAAGTGTTCGACCTGCAGGGGGCGTGGTATGCGCATCATGATCCGACAGCTGGCTCCTGGAATGGTCCAACAGATGCAGTCTGTCTGCACTGATTGCAATGGTGAAG GTGAGGTGATAAGTGAGAAAGACCGTTGTAAAAAGTGTGAAGGGAAGAAGGTGGTAAAGGAGGTGAAGATTCTGGAGGTGCACGTGGACAAAGGCATGAGGCATGGACAGAAGATCACTTTTGGCGGGGAGGCGGACCAGGCACCTGGCATGGAGCCTGGAGACATTGTCCTCGTCCTTCAGGAGAAGGAGCATGAG ACGTTCAAAAGAGATGGCCATGACTTGCACATGATCCATAAGATTGGCCTGGTTGAAGCACTTTGTGGATTCCAGTTCACCTTGAAACACTTAGATGGTAGGCAGATTGTAGTGAAGTACCCTGCAGGCAAAGTCATCGAGCCAG GTTCTGTCAGGGTTGTGAGAGGTGAGGGCATGCCACAATACCGTAACCCCTTTGAGAAGGGGGATCTGTTCATCAAATTTGAGGTGCAGTTTCCAGACAACAACTGGATTAGCCCAGAGAAATTAAAG gagctggaggacctgCTACCTGTGCGCTCTGATCCTCCTGTTGTCACCGGGGACACAGAGGAAGTCGACCTGCAGGACTTTGATGTCAACCAGAGCTCTGGCGGCAGCCACCGCCGTGAAGCCTATAATGACAGCTCTGACGAGGAGGGTGGGCATCATGGGCCTGGAGTACAGTGTGCCCATCA GTCTGCCTTAAATGGTGGAAGACTGACTAGTGATCAACTGCTCATTGTGAATGAACATGAGCCCACGTTCCTGTCCCACACATCTTAA